A window from Salarias fasciatus chromosome 11, fSalaFa1.1, whole genome shotgun sequence encodes these proteins:
- the nr4a3 gene encoding nuclear receptor subfamily 4 group A member 3 isoform X1, producing MNPEQANTVFIRGKRSDGLEALAQTAFIKVVTFVGTGSEERARPSSEPQRSDTPSATPAESSLLQEPCPGRSHATPKPRTPSTIQREALSPDMPCVQAQYGPAPPGSAYSGQSFSYQGDSYGSDLMTSDYTKLDLGGGEISAAATTSLPSFNVFVEGSYEPKSSCLYQMPTHRPTIKKEEESYPTAPPLESMPSSSMYFKQSPPSTPTTPSLPPQPGSSFLWEEHSLVPPSHPHSLGSSLDTGALKSPRFPHFYQHSPPHSGGSIGGYESLGGGLVRTSSSSSSSSSSVSHPHGPPLEQPMYQLHRGAGGSSLAFRSLALGPCGPLLGDTLPSPPPRGPQGEGTCAVCGDNAACQHYGVRTCEGCKGFFKRTVQKNAKYVCLASKNCPVDKRRRNRCQYCRFQKCLSVGMVKEVVRTDSLKGRRGRLPSKPKSPLQTEASPPSPPLSLLSALLRAYSHCTPRDLDYSQFSAADPPSSSSDAEHIQLFYRLLTISMETTRCWADRLPGFSELQRDDQNLLIDSAFLELFVLRLAHRSMLSEDKLVFCNGLVLHRFQCLRGFGEWLDSIRDFSTHLQSLNLDASAFACLAALVLLTEQVPGLKDSKRVEELQNKVICCLRDHLGCGPSSSSSKAAPPLSRILGLRAELRSQRTQGLQRIFYLKLEDLVPPPPLIDRFLDTLPY from the exons ATGAACCCTGAGCAGGCGAATACGGTGTTTATCAGAGGCAAGAGAAGCGATGGCTTGGAGGCGCTGGCACAGACTGCTTTCATAAAAGTTGTCACTTTTGTag GCACAGGTTCGGAAGAGCGCGCCCGGCCGAGCTCGGAGCCCCAGCGATCCGACACTCCCTCTGCGACGCCCGCCGAGTCCTCCCTGCTCCAGGAGCCCTGTCCCGGCCGCAGCCACGCCACCCCTAAACCCCGGACACCCAGCACCATTCAGCGCGAGGCTCTTTCACCAG ACATGCCCTGTGTGCAGGCTCAGTACGGGCCCGCCCCTCCAGGCTCAGCCTACTCTGGCCAGTCCTTCAGTTACCAGGGTGACAGCTACGGCTCTGACCTCATGACCTCCGACTACACCAAGCTGGACTTGGGTGGGGGCGagatctccgccgccgccaccacctcCCTCCCGAGCTTTAATGTCTTCGTGGAGGGGAGCTACGAGCCCAAGTCCTCATGCCTCTACCAGATGCCCACACACAGGCCCACCAtcaagaaggaggaggagagttaCCCGACCGCTCCCCCTCTGGAGTCCATGCCCTCCTCCTCTATGTACTTTAAACAGTCCCCCCCTTCGACCCCCACCACCCCGTCTCTGCCACCCCAGCCTGGCTCATCCTTCCTGTGGGAGGAGCACTCGCTGGTCCCTCCGTCGCACCCCCACTCCCTGGGCTCCAGCCTGGACACGGGAGCCCTCAAGTCTCCTCGCTTTCCGCATTTCTACCAGCACTCGCCGCCTCACAGCGGGGGCAGCATCGGCGGCTACGAGAGCCTGGGAGGGGGACTGGTCcgcacctcctcttcctcctcgtcctcctcctcgtcggtCTCCCACCCTCACGGTCCTCCTCTGGAGCAGCCCATGTACCAGCTGCACCGCGGTGCAGGTGGCAGCAGCCTCGCCTTCCGCTCCTTGGCTCTCGGGCCTTGCGGTCCTCTATTAGGAGACACCCTGCCCTCGCCTCCCCCGCGCGGCCCCCAGGGAGAGGGGACCTGCGCGGTGTGTGGGGACAACGCAGCCTGCCAGCATTATGGCGTTCGCACCTGTGAGGGCTGCAAAGGCTTCTTCAAG CGCACCGTGCAGAAAAACGCCAAGTATGTGTGTCTGGCCAGTAAGAACTGTCCTGTGGACAAGAGGAGACGCAACCGCTGCCAGTACTGCCGCTTTCAGAAGTGCCTGAGTGTGGGCATGGTGAAGGAAG TGGTGCGTACTGATAGCTTGAAGGGGCGCCGAGGCCGTCTGCCCTCCAAACCAAAGAGCCCCCTGCAGACAGAGGCGTCTCCTCCCTCACCGCCTCTCAGTCTGCTCTCCGCTCTGCTCAGGGCTTATTCCCACTGCACACCTCGAGACCTTGACTACAGCCAG TTCAGTGCTGCAGATCCtccatcctcttcatcagaTGCGGAGCACATTCAGCTCTTCTACAGGCTGCTCACCATCTCGATGGAGACCACACGGTGCTGGGCCGACCGGCTGCCCGGCTTCTCCGAACTCCAGCGTGACGATCAGAACCTGCTCATCGACTCGGCCTTCCTGGAGCTGTTTGTCCTGCGATTGGCTCATAG GTCGATGCTTTCGGAGGATAAGCTCGTGTTCTGTAACGGCTTGGTGCTGCACAGGTTTCAGTGCCTTCGTGGGTTCGGAGAGTGGCTGGACTCCATCCGGGACTTCTCCACCCACCTCCAGAGCCTAAACCTGGATGCCTCTGCCTTCGCCTGCCTGGCCGCCCTCGTACTGCTCACAG AACAAGTCCCAGGTCTAAAGGACTCGAAGCGGGTCGAGGAGCTGCAGAATAAAGTGATTTGTTGTCTTAGAGACCACTTGGGCTGCGgcccttcttcctcctcgtccaAGGCCGCTCCCCCGCTGAGCCGCATACTTGGTTTAAGGGCAGAGCTGCGCTCCCAGAGGACCCAGGGCCTTCAACGAATCTTCTACCTGAAGCTGGAGGACCTGGTACCGCCTCCTCCGTTGATTGACAGGTTCCTGGACACTCTGCCCTACTGA
- the nr4a3 gene encoding nuclear receptor subfamily 4 group A member 3 isoform X2, with product MNKRTQLLEQLQFVQLKCTPRDMPCVQAQYGPAPPGSAYSGQSFSYQGDSYGSDLMTSDYTKLDLGGGEISAAATTSLPSFNVFVEGSYEPKSSCLYQMPTHRPTIKKEEESYPTAPPLESMPSSSMYFKQSPPSTPTTPSLPPQPGSSFLWEEHSLVPPSHPHSLGSSLDTGALKSPRFPHFYQHSPPHSGGSIGGYESLGGGLVRTSSSSSSSSSSVSHPHGPPLEQPMYQLHRGAGGSSLAFRSLALGPCGPLLGDTLPSPPPRGPQGEGTCAVCGDNAACQHYGVRTCEGCKGFFKRTVQKNAKYVCLASKNCPVDKRRRNRCQYCRFQKCLSVGMVKEVVRTDSLKGRRGRLPSKPKSPLQTEASPPSPPLSLLSALLRAYSHCTPRDLDYSQFSAADPPSSSSDAEHIQLFYRLLTISMETTRCWADRLPGFSELQRDDQNLLIDSAFLELFVLRLAHRSMLSEDKLVFCNGLVLHRFQCLRGFGEWLDSIRDFSTHLQSLNLDASAFACLAALVLLTEQVPGLKDSKRVEELQNKVICCLRDHLGCGPSSSSSKAAPPLSRILGLRAELRSQRTQGLQRIFYLKLEDLVPPPPLIDRFLDTLPY from the exons ATGAACAAGCGCACTCAGTTATTGgaacagctgcagtttgtccagTTGAAATGCACACCTCGAG ACATGCCCTGTGTGCAGGCTCAGTACGGGCCCGCCCCTCCAGGCTCAGCCTACTCTGGCCAGTCCTTCAGTTACCAGGGTGACAGCTACGGCTCTGACCTCATGACCTCCGACTACACCAAGCTGGACTTGGGTGGGGGCGagatctccgccgccgccaccacctcCCTCCCGAGCTTTAATGTCTTCGTGGAGGGGAGCTACGAGCCCAAGTCCTCATGCCTCTACCAGATGCCCACACACAGGCCCACCAtcaagaaggaggaggagagttaCCCGACCGCTCCCCCTCTGGAGTCCATGCCCTCCTCCTCTATGTACTTTAAACAGTCCCCCCCTTCGACCCCCACCACCCCGTCTCTGCCACCCCAGCCTGGCTCATCCTTCCTGTGGGAGGAGCACTCGCTGGTCCCTCCGTCGCACCCCCACTCCCTGGGCTCCAGCCTGGACACGGGAGCCCTCAAGTCTCCTCGCTTTCCGCATTTCTACCAGCACTCGCCGCCTCACAGCGGGGGCAGCATCGGCGGCTACGAGAGCCTGGGAGGGGGACTGGTCcgcacctcctcttcctcctcgtcctcctcctcgtcggtCTCCCACCCTCACGGTCCTCCTCTGGAGCAGCCCATGTACCAGCTGCACCGCGGTGCAGGTGGCAGCAGCCTCGCCTTCCGCTCCTTGGCTCTCGGGCCTTGCGGTCCTCTATTAGGAGACACCCTGCCCTCGCCTCCCCCGCGCGGCCCCCAGGGAGAGGGGACCTGCGCGGTGTGTGGGGACAACGCAGCCTGCCAGCATTATGGCGTTCGCACCTGTGAGGGCTGCAAAGGCTTCTTCAAG CGCACCGTGCAGAAAAACGCCAAGTATGTGTGTCTGGCCAGTAAGAACTGTCCTGTGGACAAGAGGAGACGCAACCGCTGCCAGTACTGCCGCTTTCAGAAGTGCCTGAGTGTGGGCATGGTGAAGGAAG TGGTGCGTACTGATAGCTTGAAGGGGCGCCGAGGCCGTCTGCCCTCCAAACCAAAGAGCCCCCTGCAGACAGAGGCGTCTCCTCCCTCACCGCCTCTCAGTCTGCTCTCCGCTCTGCTCAGGGCTTATTCCCACTGCACACCTCGAGACCTTGACTACAGCCAG TTCAGTGCTGCAGATCCtccatcctcttcatcagaTGCGGAGCACATTCAGCTCTTCTACAGGCTGCTCACCATCTCGATGGAGACCACACGGTGCTGGGCCGACCGGCTGCCCGGCTTCTCCGAACTCCAGCGTGACGATCAGAACCTGCTCATCGACTCGGCCTTCCTGGAGCTGTTTGTCCTGCGATTGGCTCATAG GTCGATGCTTTCGGAGGATAAGCTCGTGTTCTGTAACGGCTTGGTGCTGCACAGGTTTCAGTGCCTTCGTGGGTTCGGAGAGTGGCTGGACTCCATCCGGGACTTCTCCACCCACCTCCAGAGCCTAAACCTGGATGCCTCTGCCTTCGCCTGCCTGGCCGCCCTCGTACTGCTCACAG AACAAGTCCCAGGTCTAAAGGACTCGAAGCGGGTCGAGGAGCTGCAGAATAAAGTGATTTGTTGTCTTAGAGACCACTTGGGCTGCGgcccttcttcctcctcgtccaAGGCCGCTCCCCCGCTGAGCCGCATACTTGGTTTAAGGGCAGAGCTGCGCTCCCAGAGGACCCAGGGCCTTCAACGAATCTTCTACCTGAAGCTGGAGGACCTGGTACCGCCTCCTCCGTTGATTGACAGGTTCCTGGACACTCTGCCCTACTGA